In Streptococcus parasuis, the following proteins share a genomic window:
- a CDS encoding DUF3284 domain-containing protein, translated as MKLSKIGQVPIERLFATIRQSLKDDFQQNTGSTLQDQDITQGLTYTKTFGDKGQHSVKVTVEEFTAPYCYAVCFHSNRGKEHVRYQLEDLGNAQTNIEYSYEMEAGDIFVKGNQFLMEKIFSKSIKRQTNAQLEALIRCSVEPVSV; from the coding sequence ATGAAGCTATCAAAAATAGGTCAAGTTCCAATTGAGCGACTTTTCGCTACTATTCGCCAATCCTTAAAAGATGATTTTCAGCAAAATACGGGTTCCACCTTGCAAGATCAAGACATTACCCAGGGACTTACTTATACTAAAACATTTGGTGATAAAGGACAACATAGTGTCAAGGTAACTGTCGAAGAGTTTACAGCTCCTTATTGCTATGCAGTTTGTTTCCATTCTAATCGAGGAAAAGAGCATGTTCGCTACCAGTTAGAGGATTTAGGAAATGCTCAAACCAATATAGAATATTCTTATGAGATGGAGGCTGGTGATATTTTTGTAAAAGGTAATCAATTTCTCATGGAAAAAATCTTTTCAAAAAGTATAAAACGTCAGACAAACGCCCAGTTAGAAGCACTGATTCGTTGCTCAGTTGAGCCGGTATCAGTTTAA
- a CDS encoding PTS sugar transporter subunit IIB produces the protein MKHIMLVCNAGMSTSMLVTKMQKAAEETGVEATIWAVPVSEADNEVAQKEIDVLLLGPQVKFLLNDYKAKFEPTIKVDAINMMDYGVMNGAKVLEAALKMMEG, from the coding sequence ATGAAACACATTATGTTAGTTTGTAACGCAGGTATGTCTACAAGTATGCTTGTAACTAAGATGCAAAAAGCAGCAGAAGAAACAGGGGTTGAAGCAACTATTTGGGCTGTTCCAGTATCTGAAGCCGATAATGAAGTTGCTCAAAAAGAGATTGATGTATTACTCTTAGGTCCACAAGTAAAATTCCTATTGAACGACTATAAGGCAAAATTTGAGCCAACTATTAAGGTAGATGCTATCAATATGATGGATTACGGAGTGATGAACGGAGCTAAGGTGCTAGAGGCTGCCCTAAAAATGATGGAGGGGTAG
- a CDS encoding PTS sugar transporter subunit IIC yields the protein MSNISEKFMEISGKIGSQRHLIAIRDSFISMMPITMAGTVAVLLNVFLRDIPNNMGWTGFAEAMQPVIDINGYVYFGTIGIMALVFAFTFGYNLSLMYKVNPLAGGLISFASFISTIPQSVTISTTLDGVDKSVVSALEGLGLSIVTTDGVSALETSQWGAIALKYGGATGLFTALFIGFLATWVYASLVKRNVIIKLPDSVPPAVNKAFAAIIPGTAAIYASSIVAYLVFALTGQSLSDVVSTYIQLPLLGLSQGLGSVVLLTFLVQLFWFFGLHGHNVLAPIMDGIYGIALNENTAIYNATHSAANLPWLWTRGSFDAYAQMGGSGVTLALIIAIFLFSKREEYKMVAKLSAPMGVFNINEPITFGIPMVLNPLFVIPWLIVPPVCASIAYLATAAGLIPPVFLAVPWITPPGLYAYLATGGNIMAALVSLFNLFVAFLIWTPFVIAANKVKAGEE from the coding sequence ATGTCAAATATTTCTGAGAAATTCATGGAAATATCTGGGAAAATTGGTTCGCAACGGCATTTGATTGCGATTCGTGATTCCTTTATTTCTATGATGCCCATTACGATGGCAGGTACAGTAGCCGTTCTATTGAACGTCTTTCTGAGAGACATCCCAAATAATATGGGATGGACTGGTTTTGCTGAGGCCATGCAACCAGTGATAGATATAAATGGCTACGTTTATTTTGGAACCATCGGGATTATGGCACTTGTATTTGCCTTTACCTTTGGTTATAATTTATCACTCATGTATAAGGTGAATCCTTTAGCAGGTGGTTTAATTTCCTTTGCATCATTCATCTCTACTATTCCTCAAAGTGTAACGATTTCCACTACTTTAGACGGAGTTGATAAGTCAGTTGTTTCTGCTTTGGAAGGTTTGGGATTATCCATTGTGACGACAGATGGAGTTTCAGCCTTGGAAACAAGCCAGTGGGGAGCTATCGCCTTGAAATATGGCGGTGCAACAGGTTTATTTACAGCACTGTTTATTGGATTTCTCGCTACATGGGTCTATGCAAGTCTTGTAAAACGGAATGTCATTATTAAATTGCCAGATTCTGTTCCACCGGCAGTTAATAAGGCCTTTGCTGCCATAATCCCTGGTACTGCTGCGATTTATGCGTCATCCATTGTGGCATATCTTGTCTTTGCCCTAACTGGACAATCTTTGAGCGATGTTGTATCAACTTATATTCAGTTGCCACTTCTTGGCCTGTCACAAGGCTTGGGCTCTGTCGTTCTTTTAACTTTCCTTGTACAGCTTTTCTGGTTCTTCGGTCTCCATGGTCACAATGTCTTGGCACCGATTATGGATGGCATTTACGGTATTGCATTAAATGAAAACACTGCTATTTACAATGCGACTCACAGTGCGGCAAACTTGCCTTGGCTTTGGACTCGTGGTTCCTTCGATGCCTATGCTCAAATGGGTGGATCAGGGGTGACTCTAGCTTTGATTATTGCTATTTTCCTCTTCTCCAAACGAGAAGAATACAAAATGGTAGCTAAATTATCTGCTCCAATGGGGGTATTCAATATTAATGAACCAATTACCTTTGGTATTCCAATGGTATTGAATCCACTGTTTGTTATTCCATGGCTAATTGTTCCACCAGTATGTGCATCTATCGCATATTTAGCGACAGCAGCTGGCCTAATCCCACCTGTTTTCCTTGCAGTTCCATGGATTACCCCTCCAGGACTCTACGCTTATCTAGCAACAGGTGGTAACATTATGGCTGCGTTGGTTTCACTATTCAACCTCTTTGTTGCCTTCCTGATTTGGACACCATTTGTTATTGCAGCCAATAAGGTTAAGGCTGGTGAGGAATAA
- a CDS encoding PTS lactose/cellobiose transporter subunit IIA: MNSPEYLEAIMGLIMYGGEAKGFASQAIRAAKEGRIDEAEQLLQDATASLNIAHKSQTQLLAKEASGESVELSLLMVHGQDHLMNALTFIDLAKEFVDLYKQIG, translated from the coding sequence ATGAATTCTCCAGAGTATCTTGAAGCGATTATGGGGCTAATCATGTACGGTGGTGAAGCAAAGGGCTTCGCTAGCCAGGCGATTCGAGCAGCCAAAGAAGGTCGTATTGACGAAGCGGAACAGCTGCTCCAAGACGCAACAGCTTCATTGAATATTGCCCATAAATCACAAACACAATTATTAGCAAAAGAAGCAAGTGGAGAGTCTGTTGAATTATCTTTGTTAATGGTACATGGACAAGATCACTTGATGAATGCTTTGACATTTATTGATTTAGCGAAAGAGTTCGTAGATCTTTATAAACAGATTGGATAA